Proteins encoded within one genomic window of Epinephelus lanceolatus isolate andai-2023 chromosome 9, ASM4190304v1, whole genome shotgun sequence:
- the vps33a gene encoding vacuolar protein sorting-associated protein 33A produces MAAHLSYGRVNLNILREAARKELREFLDKCAGSKAIVWDEYLTGPFGLIAQYSLLKEHEVEKMFTLKSGRLPSADVKNIIFFVRPRLELMDIIAENVFSEDKLHSSRDFHILFVPRRSLLCEQRLKEQGVLASFINIDEYILDLIPYDGDLLSMEYESAFRECYLENDQTSLYHTAKGLMTLQALYGTIPQIYGKGECARHVANMMLRMKREFAGSQNQILPVFDTLLLLDRNVDLLTPLATQLTYEGLIDEIYGITNGYVKLPPEKFAQKKQGEASKDLPTEPKKLQLNSAEELYAEIRDKNFNAVGAALSKKAKIISAAFEERHNAKTVGEIKQFVSQLPHMQAARSSLANHTSIAELIKDITTSEAFFDNLTVEQEFMTGVDTDKVNTYIEDCIAQKDPLIKILRLVCMQSVCNNGLKQKVFDYYKREILQTYGYEHILTLNNLEKGGLLKLQTSSRNNYPTIRKTLKLWMEDANEQNPNDISYVYSGYAPLSIRLTQVLARPGWRSIEEVLKMLPGPHFEERQQLPAGLHKKRQQGENRTTLVFFLGGVSYAEIAALRFLSQMEDSGMEYIIATTKLINGTTWIKSLMDRPESQTP; encoded by the exons ATGGCTGCCCACCTCTCGTACGGTAGAGTCAATTTAAACATATTAAGAGAAGCAGCACGAAAAGAGCTTCGAGAGTTTTTGGACAAATGTGCGGGAAGCAAG GCCATAGTTTGGGATGAATATCTGACCGGACCTTTTGGATTGATAGCTCAGTACTCCCTACTGAAG GAACATGAAGTGGAAAAGATGTTCACCCTCAAGAGTGGCAGGCTCCCCTCTGCTGACGTCAAAAATATCATCTTCTTTGTTCGTCCCAGACTGGAGCTCATGGACATCATTGCTGAGAATGTATTCAG TGAGGACAAGCTGCATTCGTCCAGAGACTTCCACATTTTGTTTGTGCCTCGGCGGAGCCTGCTGTGTGAACAGCGGCTGAAGGAGCAGGGCGTGTTGGCCTCTTTCATCAACATTGATGAGTACATCCTGGACCTGATCCCCTATGATGGCGACCTGCTCTCCATGGAGTATGAAAGTGCTTTCAGG GAGTGCTACTTAGAAAATGACCAAACAAGCCTTTACCACACAGCCAAAGGCCTCATGACCTTACAGGCACTGTATGGCACCATTCCACAGATATATGGGAAAGGAGAATGTGCACGG CATGTTGCCAACATGATGCTGAGGATGAAGAGGGAGTTTGCTGGCAGTCAGAATCAGATCCTGCCCGTGTTCGATACGCTGCTCCTCCTGGACCGTAATGTTGACCTGCTCACCCCCCTGGCCACACAGCTCACATATGAGGGCCTCATTGACGAGATCTATGGAATCACTAACG GTTATGTCAAGTTACCTCCTGAGAAGTTTGCGCAGAAGAAGCAGGGTGAGGCGAGTAAAGATTTACCCACAGAGCCCAAGAAGTTACAGCTCAACTCGGCAGAGGAGCTGTATGCAGAAATACGGGACAAAAATTTCAACGCTGTCGGAGCAGCGCTCAGCAAGAAGGCCAAAATAATTTCAGCAGCCTTTGAG GAGCGCCATAATGCTAAAACAGTGGGAGAGATAAAGCAGTTTGTGTCTCAGTTGCCTCACATGCAGGCAGCTCGGAGCTCACTGGCCAACCACACTTCTATAGCAGAGCTGATCAAGGACATTACAA CATCTGAGGCCTTCTTTGATAATCTAACAGTGGAACAGGAGTTTATGACCGGAGTCGACACAGACAAG GTAAACACATATATAGAGGACTGCATTGCCCAAAAGGATCCACTGATCAAGATTCTGCGCCTGGTGTGTATGCAGTCAGTCTGCAACAATGGCCTCAAGCAGAAGGTGTTCGACTACTACAAGAGGGAGATTCTCCAG ACCTATGGTTATGAACACATTCTAACACTGAACAACCTGGAGAAGGGGGGTCTTTTGAAGCTACAGACAAGCTCAAGGAACAACTACCCCACCATCAGAAAAACCCTCAAGCTGTGGatggaggatgccaatgaacaG AACCCAAACGACATATCCTATGTGTACAGTGGCTACGCGCCACTAAGCATCCGCCTGACCCAGGTCTTGGCCAGGCCCGGGTGGCGTAGCATCGAAGAGGTGCTGAAGATGCTCCCAGGCCCACACTTTGAGGAGAGACAGCAGCTGCCTGCCGGGCTTCACAAGAAAC GTCAGCAGGGGGAGAATCGGACAACATTGGTGTTCTTCCTCGGCGGGGTGTCGTACGCTGAAATAGCCGCTCTTCGTTTCCTCTCTCAAATGGAAGACAGCGGGATGGAGTATATCATAGCAACCACAAAACTCATAAACGGTACAACTTGGATCAAATCCCTCATGGACCGGCCTGAATCCCAGACCCCCTGA